TTTGGCTCAATCCATATTATATTGATGGAGCATGTAAATCGGATGTGTTCAAACACGACAAAATGGATCAAACAATGAAACCATCAACAGCAAAACAGTCCCAATTAACGCCAGACCTGCCGGGAAAACTGGCAGCACCGGCGCAGCGGGCATTGACGAATGCGGGTATTACATCATTAAAGCAGCT
This genomic window from Calditrichia bacterium contains:
- a CDS encoding DNA-binding protein, which gives rise to MKPSTAKQSQLTPDLPGKLAAPAQRALTNAGITSLKQLSGFRESTIAGLHGIGKNALEQLRQALANAGLSFAEE